The stretch of DNA GCATCATCCTCGCTGATCATCGACTCGTGGAGCTTCTCGCCGGGCCTGATGCCGACGATCCGCTGCTCGCACTGGGGGGCAATGGCCGTGGCCAGGTCTGTGATCTTCATGGAGGGAATGCGGGGCACAAAGATCTCGCCGCCTTTGGCCAGCTCCATGGTGCGGAGCACGAAATGGACCGCCTGATCAAGGGTGATCCAAAAGCGGGTCATGCGCGGATCGGTGATAGGCAGCGCCCCCATCCGCGCTCTCTCCTTGAAAAAGGGCACCACGGAGCCCCGGGAGCCAAGAACATTGCCGTAACGGACCACGCTGAACACGGTCTCATGGTCGGAGCCCCGGTAGACGTTGGCGGCGGTGAACAGCTTGTCGGAGCACAGCTTGGTGGCGCCGTAGAGATTGACAGGATTGGAGGCCTTGTCCGTGGACAAGGCTACCACCTTCTTGACATTGTTCTCCAGCGCCGCATCGATGACGTTCATGGCGCCCATGATGTTCGTCTTGATGCACTCGCTGGGGTTGTACTCGGCGGCCGGCACCTGCTTGATGGCCGCGGCGTGGATGACGTAGTCGACATGGTGAAAGGCCCGCAGCAGCCGCTGCCGATCCCGAACGTCTCCCAGAAAGTACCTCAGACACGGGTACTTCTGCATGCTCCAACGCTGGGCCATCTCGAACTGTTTCAACTCGTCCCGGCTGAGCACGATGAGCTTCTTGGGCCTGTATCGGTCCAAGACGATCTGGACGAACTTCTTGCCGAAGGATCCGGTGCCACCGGTAACCAGGACGTTCGCGCCGTTCAACATGAGCTCAGTCTCCTGTCGATGCCCATCGATGACTCCCCGACGCCTGCCGACAGCTGCACTGCCAACCCCACCAGAAAGGCCAGAAAGAGCAGCCAGTCAGCTCCGGCGATGGCGGTGTCCGACACACCCACCACCATCCACAGCACGGTACCGGCCAGCACCAGGAAGCCGCCGGTCTGTTGGCGCTGACGCCAGCCCCGCACGACGAGCGCTGCCAAAAGCCAGCCCAGGGCGCCAAGGCCAACCAGGCCATGGCAAGCGGCCATGTAGAAATAGGTGCTGTGAGGATGGTCCACCACCGGGCCCGCCGGACCCATGAGATCGCGCATGGCGCTGCGATAGCCGCCGGTGCCGACTCCCAGGAGGGGATGGGAGCGGAAGATCCGCCACGCCCCCTCCCACATGTACAACCGCTGCTCGATGGGCCGCATGGCGGCCAGATCCCGCTGGGCAAAGACATCACCCCCGGAGAGGCCGCGGGGGTTCGGAGTCAGGTAGCTGGCCATCTCCACTCCCATCCGGCCGACCCGGTCCTGCACCGTGGGGCTGAGCCCGACCAGCGCCACGAGCCCCAGCCCCACTGCCAGCGCCAGACGGCGCCGGTGACTGTCGAAGACCGAGAACAGCACCACTGGTACCAGCGCCAGCAGGGCCAAGTAGCCGCTCCGGCTGGGCAGGAGCCCGAGATGAAAGGCAAAAAGCCCGGCGGCCGGCCACGCCCAGGACCGGGTGGTCGGCTCCCGGACCGCGATCCTTGCCATCAAGGCTACCCCCAGGGCCAACATGGGCCCTACCGTGAGGTAGGTGCGCGAAAAGCCGGTGAGCTCGCCAGCCTGCTTGACCGGCAAGAGCCCCTGCCACTGGGCCAGGCCGGCGGCGGCATTGACCGCCAGGGCCAGGGCCAGGGCGCGGACGCCCCGCTCCAGGGCCGCCGGTCGCACCGGCAGCACCGCCAAGGCCAGACCGGGCAGCCAGTAATGGACCTTAAGGGCAAAGTCGAGACCGGTCCGGGGCTCATCGGCCACCAGCAGGCCCAAGAGGGTCAGAGCCACCAGCCCCAGCACCGGCAGCACCACGGGCCAGGCCTGGCGAAGGCGGCCGGACCGCCAGTCGCCGGCCAGGACCGCCACGGCCACCACGCCATAGCCGGCCACCGTGATCGGCGTCGTGCCCAGGGGCATGGCCAGCATGAGCAGAGTCAGCGCCCCATCGCTGGTCGCGACCCGCCACGGCCCCGGCCCGGAATCAACGGCTGCCAGGGGGCTCACTCCGGCCGTCCCAGTCCAGCCGGCGGCAGCAGCGGCTGCATGGCCTCGTAGGCAGCCTTGGCGATGCGGGTGTTGCCCTGAGCGCTGGTGTGGGCATCGAAGGGGAACAGATACAAGGCATTGGCGTCAGACTCTGCCTCGAAAGAAGGCGTCATGTCCAGACAGGTGAGTCCGAGCCGGCCACAGGTATCCAGAGCCATGCGGCTGGTCCGCTGGGCCGGGGGGTTGTGGAGCTCGACGCTGTCCGGGATGATGACCAGCAGGAAGCCCCGGCCCTCGGCCTGCAGGCGGCTGGCCAGGTCCGCCAGGTTGCGCTGGAAGGCGGCGATGTTTCTGTCCTGGGCCAGCTCGGCCATGTACCGCTCCACATGGTCGCGGCGCGCCTCGACATTGCGCACCCAGTCCGAGGCCAAGAAGGGACGCAGCCAGTTGTTGGCCACCGACAGGGCGTTGCCGGCCAGATTCCCCAGGAAGGGCCGGAAGCCCGATGGCGACCGGGCCGGATCCTCGGCGTCCAGCCGCTTCATCTCCGCAAACTGGGCCGCGATATCGGCGCTGGTGTGGGGGTACTGGATGTCATCATAATAAAAGAAGTAGACCACCAGGTCCGGATCATAGGCCAGACCCTGGGTGGTGACAAAGGTGGCGGCATGGAAGAAGCTGTATCCTGGAACCCCGGCGTTGATGACATCCGCGTCATGGCCGTTGGCGGCCAGGAGCTGCTCCAGCATGCTGCTCAGGGTCTGGTCCGCCGGCAGGCCGTAGCCGAAGGTGAAAGAATCGCCGATGGCAAGAATCCGCACCTGCCCGGGCGGCTTGGCCAGGGGCCGCTCGTGGTCCCGAAGGCCACTGGCGTTGACGGTAATATGGGTGCCGAGATAGCCCCGGCCGTCCTGGCCCGGGATCAGCCCGTAGCCCAGGGTCGGCGACGGCTGCCGCCAGGCGGCCAGCTCCGGCGAGCGGGCCACCGGCAGATCGACGATCCGCAAGCCCGCCTCGGCCAGGCCCAGGGAGAAGACCACAGAACCGAGGACCAGGGCCACCTCCTTTGCCCCCATGGCCAGCAGCCAGCGCAGGGTCATGGCCACGGCCAGGATGAGGGCCGGCTGGGTGGGACGGTGCGCCTTCAGGCGCAGGCCAGCCACGTTGACATCGAAGCCGTGGCCGGGTGCAAAGAGAATCACCGCCAGCACCAGCAACTGGCTGGCGGCCACCGCCAGGAGCAGCCAGCGCAGGATGTCACGCCGCCGGTTCGTGGTGGCCATGCCGGTCCTGTTCTCCCACCGTGCTGTCCCCCCGCATCAGGAAATACACCGGCCGCGACCGCTGGCTGGCCGCAGCCAGCTGCTGGCGCCAGGTGGCGCGGCCGTCCAGGCTTGCCACCAGCACCGCCCCGTCCGGCAGCGTACCCAGCTCGGCCAGGGGCCGCACCGGCCGGCCATAGAAGCTGCTGCCGCTGGCCGTGTCATCCACCACCCCCACCAGGATGATCCTGGTCTCCTGCAGAAAGAGGTAGACCAGCTCCGCCACCTCGCCGGTGCCGGCGAGGATGCAATGCTCCACCCCTGCCGCCTCCATGGCGGCCAGGGAATCGCGGATCAGTCCCCGGGCCTGGGCAAAGAACTGCAAGGAGTAGCGCAGATAGTCGGCGGTCAGCCGGCCCTTTTCCGCCAGACCCTTGGGGGTGAGAAGGTAGCGCACCCGGTTGGCCGGCAGGGTGGTGATCTTGAAGTAGCCCTTCCGGAGCAGCCGCTTCATGAACTGGTTCACGAGACCCAGCGACACGGACAGCCGGCGGGCCAGCTCCCGCTGGCTGACCCGGTCGTCTGCCTCCAGGATCTCCAGGATCTGCAGGGTGGTGCGGGCTTCCTTTTCCATAGGCGTGGCGTTCAAAGAGTGAACATCTATACCCGCCCGGGCCGGGACTGTCAACGAGCAATAAAGCCGCCCTCCCAGGGGCTCGGGGGGGCCTGCCACAGGAACCTGTTGTTTTCAGCCCCCTTCTTGTGGTTAAGTCAGTGACTGGCCAACGCCCTGGCCGGTTGTCGACCCATTCCCGGCACCAGAGGGCGGGCCGCACCGGTTGCCGCTGCTGCCTCTCCTCTTCCTCCCCTGGCCGGCGATGGAACTTTTCCTTCTGACAGGTTGTCTTGTCGCTGTAGTGTCCCTGGCGGTGCGGCCCGCCCTGCCCGAGCGGGAGGAGATCGCCGCCCTGGTGGCTGCGGCCCGAGCCGGTGACCAGGCCGCCTTCGAGCGTCTGGTGCTCCTGTTCCAAACCCGGATCTACAACCTGGCGTTGGGCTACCTCAAGCACGACGAGGAGGCCCGGGACATCAGCCAGGACATCTTCGTCAGCGCCTTCCGGACCCTGGACACCCTGAAGGATGACAGCAAGTTCGCCGCCTGGCTCTATCAGCTGGGGGTCAACCACTGCCGGAACCGCTATCGGCAGCTGCGGCGCCGGGGCTTCTACGACTCGGTGCCCATCGACGACCCGGAGCGGCCCCTGACCCTGGCCCACGGCGACTCGCCGGAGCGGCTCCTGGAACGGCAGCGGCTGCGCGCCCTGGTCCTGGACGCCATTGCGGCCATGAACGAGGCCGACAAGGAGATCCTGCTCCTGCGGGACATCCAGGGTCTGGCGTACGACGAGATCAGCACGGTCCTCGGCTTGCCCCTGGGCACCGTGAAATCCAAGCTCAACCGGGCACGGCTGGCCCTGAAAGACCGGCTGAAACGATTCATGTAGCCGGGAGCCCGCCGGCCGGGAAGGTGTGCTGTTGACCATGCGCTGCGACGAGATTCAGGAAAGGTTCTCCGCCATCTTGGACCAGGAGCTGCCCACCCACGAGGCGGACGTGGTCCGCCGCCATCTCGATGCCTGTCACGACTGCCAGCAGCATTGGCAGGCCTTCCAGCAGACCCTGGCCTGGTTGGCGAGCCTGGAGATGGCACCCCCGCCCGCCGACCTCATGCCCGCCATCCGGGCGCGGATGGCCCGCCGCACCTGGTGGCAGCGGCTGGTCACCTGGCCCGCCCAGCCCTGGACCGGTGACTTTCTGGTCCAGACCGCCGGCGCCTTTGCGCTGGCCCTTCTGGCTGTGGTGACCCTGAAGTCGGCTCTTCAGAGCCCGAGCCTGCCGGGCATCCCGGCCCAGGAGCGCCTGGCCACCGCCAGGCCGAGCACCGGTGACGCCGGAGGTCCCCGGCCCCGACCGGTGGTCGGCGTCGTGCCCGTGCCGATGCAGCCCGTGCCGATGCCGGGCTTCTCCCTGGCCCGGTCCGCCACCGCTGCCGGAACGGCCGGCGAGCTTACCGGCAGCCAGGCGCCGGATCCGGACCTCGTGCTCATGGTGGGCACCGCCGACCCGCAGCTGCGCTCCGAGCTCCGGAGCCGCCTCTATCTGGAGGGGCGCTGGCAGGTGCAGCCGGTGCGCCGG from Thermodesulfobacteriota bacterium encodes:
- the pseB gene encoding UDP-N-acetylglucosamine 4,6-dehydratase (inverting) → MLNGANVLVTGGTGSFGKKFVQIVLDRYRPKKLIVLSRDELKQFEMAQRWSMQKYPCLRYFLGDVRDRQRLLRAFHHVDYVIHAAAIKQVPAAEYNPSECIKTNIMGAMNVIDAALENNVKKVVALSTDKASNPVNLYGATKLCSDKLFTAANVYRGSDHETVFSVVRYGNVLGSRGSVVPFFKERARMGALPITDPRMTRFWITLDQAVHFVLRTMELAKGGEIFVPRIPSMKITDLATAIAPQCEQRIVGIRPGEKLHESMISEDDARNTVEFRECYVIQADARKREQLMIDGQGRPCPEGFEYTSANNAQWMGVGELRDLIEQIVDDYSIEGSRWSMDDLPA
- a CDS encoding O-antigen ligase family protein; its protein translation is MSPLAAVDSGPGPWRVATSDGALTLLMLAMPLGTTPITVAGYGVVAVAVLAGDWRSGRLRQAWPVVLPVLGLVALTLLGLLVADEPRTGLDFALKVHYWLPGLALAVLPVRPAALERGVRALALALAVNAAAGLAQWQGLLPVKQAGELTGFSRTYLTVGPMLALGVALMARIAVREPTTRSWAWPAAGLFAFHLGLLPSRSGYLALLALVPVVLFSVFDSHRRRLALAVGLGLVALVGLSPTVQDRVGRMGVEMASYLTPNPRGLSGGDVFAQRDLAAMRPIEQRLYMWEGAWRIFRSHPLLGVGTGGYRSAMRDLMGPAGPVVDHPHSTYFYMAACHGLVGLGALGWLLAALVVRGWRQRQQTGGFLVLAGTVLWMVVGVSDTAIAGADWLLFLAFLVGLAVQLSAGVGESSMGIDRRLSSC
- a CDS encoding GDSL-type esterase/lipase family protein, translating into MATTNRRRDILRWLLLAVAASQLLVLAVILFAPGHGFDVNVAGLRLKAHRPTQPALILAVAMTLRWLLAMGAKEVALVLGSVVFSLGLAEAGLRIVDLPVARSPELAAWRQPSPTLGYGLIPGQDGRGYLGTHITVNASGLRDHERPLAKPPGQVRILAIGDSFTFGYGLPADQTLSSMLEQLLAANGHDADVINAGVPGYSFFHAATFVTTQGLAYDPDLVVYFFYYDDIQYPHTSADIAAQFAEMKRLDAEDPARSPSGFRPFLGNLAGNALSVANNWLRPFLASDWVRNVEARRDHVERYMAELAQDRNIAAFQRNLADLASRLQAEGRGFLLVIIPDSVELHNPPAQRTSRMALDTCGRLGLTCLDMTPSFEAESDANALYLFPFDAHTSAQGNTRIAKAAYEAMQPLLPPAGLGRPE
- a CDS encoding winged helix-turn-helix transcriptional regulator, which codes for MEKEARTTLQILEILEADDRVSQRELARRLSVSLGLVNQFMKRLLRKGYFKITTLPANRVRYLLTPKGLAEKGRLTADYLRYSLQFFAQARGLIRDSLAAMEAAGVEHCILAGTGEVAELVYLFLQETRIILVGVVDDTASGSSFYGRPVRPLAELGTLPDGAVLVASLDGRATWRQQLAAASQRSRPVYFLMRGDSTVGEQDRHGHHEPAA
- a CDS encoding sigma-70 family RNA polymerase sigma factor, yielding MELFLLTGCLVAVVSLAVRPALPEREEIAALVAAARAGDQAAFERLVLLFQTRIYNLALGYLKHDEEARDISQDIFVSAFRTLDTLKDDSKFAAWLYQLGVNHCRNRYRQLRRRGFYDSVPIDDPERPLTLAHGDSPERLLERQRLRALVLDAIAAMNEADKEILLLRDIQGLAYDEISTVLGLPLGTVKSKLNRARLALKDRLKRFM
- a CDS encoding zf-HC2 domain-containing protein, whose protein sequence is MRCDEIQERFSAILDQELPTHEADVVRRHLDACHDCQQHWQAFQQTLAWLASLEMAPPPADLMPAIRARMARRTWWQRLVTWPAQPWTGDFLVQTAGAFALALLAVVTLKSALQSPSLPGIPAQERLATARPSTGDAGGPRPRPVVGVVPVPMQPVPMPGFSLARSATAAGTAGELTGSQAPDPDLVLMVGTADPQLRSELRSRLYLEGRWQVQPVRRDLFLVRLRPDDLHELRQLLGEGGLKAFPPESLHPAFGCPRETITVALRLD